One genomic segment of [Phormidium] sp. ETS-05 includes these proteins:
- a CDS encoding protein kinase — protein sequence MLSPGTIINHKYQILSHIASGGFGDIYEIQAKNTTKILKVLNLQTVRPQYHHKIISLLQREAQVLSQLNHPGIPKLQAEDGYFTWQQEQQTLHCLVMAKISGKNLAQWLHDHQNQPISVDQAIDWLKQLTEILHEIHRHHYFHRDIKPENIMVQPDGKLVLIDFGAVREITNTYIGKLSERQEVTILISQDYTPLEQIKGQSVPQSDFFALGRTMVHLLTGVVPSQLPKDDATDELLWRKQAANVSPALADLIDEMMGLFPSDRPQSTTIILQRLAAINHNFSLAKSTPPQRDIKKPQLMRRRMAMAACLFCGIITWPFVAPKIAVACNKLGVELHKDNRVNQAEFYYQCALLFKSDYAKAHYNLGYAYEQQQKRELADIHYKIAMEYGNAAAHSNFGRLLVLDKNCQAALPFFFKGLELATKNSVKYALLANMGRAQMCQQLYQEARYSLEKAIALAGERPEAHCLLAPVLEALGDRSGTVNKLDQCPGEVRRKLPELDRWLIAQTRDRLLQEQKHR from the coding sequence ATGTTATCCCCCGGAACCATCATTAACCATAAATATCAAATCCTCAGCCACATAGCTAGCGGTGGCTTTGGCGATATCTATGAAATCCAAGCCAAAAACACCACCAAAATCCTCAAAGTCCTGAACCTACAAACAGTCCGCCCCCAATACCACCATAAAATCATCTCCCTATTGCAGCGGGAAGCCCAAGTATTAAGCCAATTAAATCATCCTGGAATTCCCAAACTCCAGGCTGAGGATGGCTATTTCACCTGGCAACAGGAACAGCAAACCCTCCACTGCCTTGTCATGGCAAAAATTTCCGGCAAAAATTTAGCCCAGTGGCTGCATGATCACCAAAATCAACCTATTTCGGTCGACCAAGCGATCGACTGGCTAAAACAACTCACGGAAATTCTGCACGAAATTCACCGCCACCACTATTTCCACCGGGATATTAAACCAGAAAATATCATGGTGCAACCCGATGGTAAGCTGGTATTGATTGACTTTGGCGCCGTCCGGGAAATCACCAACACTTACATCGGCAAATTATCGGAACGCCAAGAAGTCACCATTTTAATCTCTCAAGATTATACCCCTCTAGAGCAAATAAAGGGTCAATCTGTCCCCCAATCAGATTTTTTTGCCTTGGGACGGACAATGGTGCATCTGTTAACCGGTGTTGTTCCCAGCCAATTGCCCAAAGATGACGCAACGGATGAGTTGCTGTGGCGAAAACAGGCAGCTAACGTATCTCCCGCTTTGGCAGATTTGATTGATGAAATGATGGGGCTGTTTCCCAGCGATCGTCCCCAAAGTACCACAATTATTTTACAGCGGTTAGCGGCTATTAACCATAATTTTTCATTAGCCAAATCCACGCCACCCCAGCGGGATATCAAAAAACCACAATTGATGCGGCGGCGGATGGCGATGGCGGCTTGTCTGTTCTGCGGTATCATTACTTGGCCGTTCGTTGCTCCTAAAATTGCGGTGGCTTGTAATAAATTGGGGGTGGAACTACATAAGGATAATCGGGTAAATCAAGCTGAGTTTTATTATCAATGTGCCTTACTGTTCAAATCTGATTATGCTAAAGCTCATTACAATCTGGGCTATGCCTATGAACAGCAGCAAAAACGCGAACTAGCAGACATTCACTATAAAATCGCGATGGAGTATGGCAATGCTGCGGCTCACAGCAATTTTGGCCGATTGCTGGTTTTAGATAAAAATTGTCAGGCAGCATTACCTTTCTTTTTCAAAGGTCTAGAGCTGGCGACAAAAAATAGTGTAAAATATGCTTTGCTGGCGAATATGGGCAGGGCACAGATGTGTCAACAGCTTTACCAAGAGGCTCGCTACTCTCTGGAAAAGGCGATCGCCCTCGCCGGAGAGCGTCCCGAGGCTCATTGCCTTTTGGCTCCAGTTCTGGAAGCTTTGGGCGATCGGTCAGGTACAGTGAACAAATTAGATCAGTGTCCTGGGGAGGTACGCCGCAAGCTGCCAGAATTAGATCGGTGGTTGATTGCGCAAACACGCGATCGTCTCCTCCAGGAGCAAAAACACCGCTAA
- a CDS encoding response regulator, producing MSNKLKLMVVDDERDNLDLLYRTFRREFQVFRADSALSAMEILDTEGEMAVIISDQSMPEMSGLELLGKTVAPFPDTIRILLTGYSEEALEEAGDTMRSSGVFKCVSKPWHPDELKAIVQSAAEIYQSKKPD from the coding sequence ATGTCGAATAAGCTAAAACTGATGGTAGTGGATGACGAGCGCGACAACCTGGATTTACTATACAGGACGTTTCGGCGCGAGTTTCAGGTTTTTCGGGCTGATAGTGCCCTGTCGGCGATGGAAATTCTGGATACGGAAGGGGAAATGGCGGTGATTATTTCCGACCAAAGTATGCCGGAAATGAGCGGATTGGAACTGTTGGGTAAGACGGTGGCACCTTTTCCCGATACAATTAGGATTCTGCTGACGGGCTACAGCGAGGAGGCGTTGGAGGAGGCAGGGGATACAATGCGATCGTCTGGTGTTTTCAAATGTGTGTCTAAGCCTTGGCATCCTGACGAACTCAAGGCGATCGTCCAGTCGGCGGCAGAAATTTACCAGTCGAAGAAGCCTGACTAG
- a CDS encoding PAS domain S-box protein, translated as MNDFPINRGSEAETGLADENSSLSENTAARNPVSVDNDWAQALNATAVVSETNSQGVIIRVNDNFLKICGYNRSDLIGKTHKVINSGFHPPEFFRQMWQQIQTGAVWRGTLKNRRRDGSCYWADTTITPIVDAEGKIVKYIGIQFDITTAKEQEEELRNSQVRLQKLAANVPGIIYEMRRGADGAISYPYISQGFAALCGLSEAELMAEPGRLRGQIHQDDRAQYDKSMAVSAASLTTWWWEGRLVLPSGEVKWLHLTAKPEKQENGDIIWDGFLIDVTHQKETEDALRKSQQKLTLHFQQTPLAAIEWNLDFEVTEWNPAAEIIFGYSREEALGRHAAGLIVPEFAKEQVNRVWQNLLTQEGGDRSTNPNFTKDGRIVMCEWYNTPLIDHTGKPIGVASLVQDVTERHEAQAALNRVKEELEVTLAEQTAELRKSVAQLREEIVYREQTEEALRQAEEKYRSIFENAIMGIFQTTPNGEYLNANPALARIYGYDSPEDMISSLNDIGSQLYVEQNRRTEFIAAIDKYDLVADFESRVYRKDGRIIWIAENARAVRAPNGEVLYYEGTVEDITKRKQVEGALRRSEERLREKALREAVLNHLTEQIRQSLDLDTILETTVQQIRDLLQIDRCYFSWYRPHRHQPTWEIVKEAKHQTLPSSIGIYPEVKLWSETSLKLEMLRIDNVAAVSDTTLREFLLSIGFQSLLSLPLQTRGGEVGILACAHCTGARPWSESEVELMRAATNQLAIAIDQAELYTQTRAAAVAAQLQAQQLSQALQELQQTQTQLIQTEKMSSLGMLVAGVAHEINNPVTFIDGNVAHATTYFQDLLSLLTLYQTHYPNPTPNRQICRRYRF; from the coding sequence ATGAATGATTTCCCTATCAACCGAGGTTCGGAGGCTGAAACGGGGTTGGCTGACGAAAACTCCTCATTAAGTGAAAACACTGCTGCCAGAAACCCAGTTTCTGTGGATAATGATTGGGCGCAGGCACTTAATGCCACGGCTGTTGTGAGCGAGACTAATAGCCAGGGCGTTATTATTCGTGTGAATGATAATTTTTTAAAAATATGTGGCTATAATCGGTCAGATTTAATCGGCAAGACTCATAAAGTAATTAATTCTGGGTTTCACCCGCCAGAGTTTTTTCGGCAAATGTGGCAGCAAATTCAAACTGGGGCTGTGTGGCGGGGGACGCTGAAAAATCGGCGGCGCGATGGCAGTTGTTATTGGGCTGATACTACTATCACTCCGATTGTAGATGCTGAGGGTAAAATTGTCAAGTATATTGGCATTCAATTTGATATTACTACGGCTAAGGAGCAGGAAGAGGAACTGCGCAATAGTCAGGTGAGATTGCAAAAACTGGCGGCGAATGTGCCGGGGATTATTTATGAGATGCGCCGGGGTGCGGATGGGGCAATTTCTTACCCTTATATTAGCCAGGGATTTGCAGCATTATGCGGTCTGTCTGAAGCGGAATTGATGGCAGAGCCGGGGCGGTTGCGGGGGCAAATTCATCAGGACGATCGCGCCCAATACGATAAGTCTATGGCGGTTTCAGCAGCAAGCCTAACTACCTGGTGGTGGGAGGGCAGGTTGGTGTTACCATCGGGAGAGGTGAAGTGGTTGCACTTAACGGCTAAACCGGAAAAACAGGAGAATGGGGATATTATTTGGGATGGGTTTTTAATTGATGTGACGCACCAAAAAGAAACCGAAGATGCGTTGCGGAAATCACAGCAGAAATTAACCTTACATTTCCAGCAAACACCCCTGGCGGCTATTGAATGGAATTTGGATTTTGAAGTCACGGAATGGAATCCGGCTGCAGAAATTATCTTTGGCTACAGTCGGGAGGAGGCATTGGGGCGTCATGCAGCGGGGTTAATTGTGCCAGAATTTGCCAAGGAACAGGTGAATCGAGTTTGGCAAAATTTGCTCACCCAAGAAGGGGGCGATCGCAGCACTAATCCGAATTTTACTAAGGATGGGCGGATTGTGATGTGCGAGTGGTATAATACGCCGTTAATCGACCATACGGGGAAGCCGATCGGGGTGGCTTCCTTAGTGCAGGATGTCACCGAACGCCACGAAGCCCAAGCCGCTCTCAACCGGGTGAAAGAAGAGCTAGAAGTTACTTTGGCGGAGCAGACAGCAGAACTGCGGAAATCGGTGGCGCAACTGCGGGAGGAAATAGTTTACCGCGAACAGACAGAGGAGGCTTTACGTCAGGCGGAGGAAAAGTATCGCAGCATTTTTGAAAATGCGATTATGGGGATTTTCCAAACTACCCCCAATGGCGAATATCTCAATGCTAATCCGGCTCTAGCTCGCATTTATGGTTATGATTCACCGGAAGATATGATCAGCAGTTTGAACGATATCGGTAGCCAGCTTTATGTGGAGCAGAACCGCCGAACTGAGTTTATCGCGGCGATTGATAAGTATGATTTAGTGGCAGATTTTGAGTCCCGGGTTTACCGCAAGGATGGGCGGATTATTTGGATTGCGGAAAATGCCCGGGCAGTGCGCGCTCCCAACGGTGAGGTACTGTATTATGAGGGGACGGTAGAGGATATTACCAAACGCAAACAGGTGGAGGGAGCTTTAAGGCGTTCTGAGGAGCGGTTGCGGGAAAAAGCGCTTCGGGAAGCAGTTCTTAATCACTTGACGGAGCAAATTCGCCAGTCTTTGGATTTGGATACGATTTTAGAGACGACGGTACAGCAAATTCGGGATTTACTGCAAATCGATCGCTGCTATTTTAGCTGGTATCGACCCCACCGCCACCAACCCACCTGGGAAATAGTCAAAGAGGCGAAACATCAGACTTTACCGAGCAGCATCGGCATTTACCCGGAGGTGAAGCTGTGGTCGGAAACGTCTTTAAAATTAGAGATGCTCCGCATCGATAATGTGGCGGCGGTGTCCGATACCACCTTGCGGGAGTTTTTACTTTCGATCGGTTTTCAGTCTCTGCTTTCTTTACCCTTGCAAACTCGTGGTGGAGAAGTGGGGATTTTGGCTTGCGCTCACTGCACAGGAGCCCGCCCTTGGAGCGAGAGTGAGGTAGAGTTGATGCGAGCGGCAACCAATCAACTGGCGATCGCCATTGACCAAGCCGAATTATACACCCAAACTCGTGCCGCCGCCGTTGCCGCTCAACTACAAGCGCAACAACTATCCCAAGCTCTCCAGGAACTGCAACAAACCCAAACCCAACTCATCCAAACCGAAAAGATGTCATCTCTGGGGATGCTGGTGGCTGGTGTTGCCCACGAAATCAACAACCCCGTCACCTTTATCGATGGCAACGTCGCTCACGCCACCACCTACTTTCAAGACCTGTTGAGCCTGCTCACCCTCTACCAAACACACTACCCAAACCCCACCCCAAATCGCCAGATTTGCCGAAGATATAGATTTTGA
- a CDS encoding response regulator produces MPETILVIENDYGTRTCLVDFLEDHFIVIAAANGAKGLQLSREALPDLIICDIDMPYLNGYQVLEQLRADINTAEIPFIFLSAHSCPDKIALATKMGADDYLTKPVKLTQLLVTIKSQLKKSN; encoded by the coding sequence ATGCCAGAAACTATTTTAGTTATAGAAAACGACTATGGAACCCGCACCTGCTTGGTAGATTTTCTAGAAGACCACTTTATCGTCATCGCCGCTGCCAACGGAGCCAAGGGTTTACAACTCAGCCGGGAAGCTCTACCAGACCTGATTATCTGCGATATTGATATGCCCTATCTCAACGGGTATCAAGTGCTGGAACAGTTGCGAGCTGATATCAATACCGCCGAGATTCCTTTTATCTTTCTTTCTGCCCACTCCTGTCCAGATAAAATCGCCCTTGCCACCAAAATGGGCGCTGATGATTATCTCACCAAACCAGTAAAATTGACCCAACTACTGGTCACTATTAAATCTCAACTAAAAAAAAGCAATTAA
- a CDS encoding NB-ARC domain-containing protein, giving the protein MAPTLKASEAGLKQIQQARKEKGWTIDYEEWLLAASHLMAPDREWRLGGPYADGCSESTWKRFLRGEKVGARAFKAFCKVLGCDWRGVVEREDVLGLQMDPGLAGVPDVTVGCDRLSELTTLNQWVLQDNCRLIAILGMGGMGKTTLAVHLANQLKEQFDRVIWRSLHQAPSITDQLDKLLSLWHSGAQIPATVDGKISQFIEDLQLQRCLIVFDGLEALMTANELAGRYGEGYQEYAKLFRQIGSTNHRSCAVVTGTEKSREIAVLEGKTSPVRCLHMAGLSTKAAKEILRDRGLVEEPAWDELIQRYRGNPLALCIVSATIAEIFNNRASDFLRYNTIFLGGITEILDQQFERLSDVEVKLLLQLAISGEPLDMDGLRERLVSAAFSTSELMAALESLAWRSLIEKTAPTPQSLSPYNR; this is encoded by the coding sequence ATGGCACCGACGCTGAAAGCCTCTGAAGCGGGATTGAAGCAAATTCAGCAGGCGCGTAAGGAGAAAGGATGGACGATCGACTATGAGGAATGGCTGCTGGCGGCGAGTCATTTGATGGCTCCTGACCGGGAATGGCGGCTTGGGGGACCTTATGCTGATGGCTGCTCTGAATCCACTTGGAAGCGGTTTTTACGGGGAGAAAAGGTCGGTGCAAGGGCTTTTAAAGCGTTTTGTAAGGTTTTGGGATGTGATTGGCGTGGTGTGGTGGAGCGGGAAGATGTGCTGGGACTACAGATGGATCCTGGTTTGGCGGGGGTGCCTGATGTGACGGTGGGGTGCGATCGCCTCTCGGAGCTGACTACTTTAAACCAATGGGTTCTCCAGGATAATTGTCGCTTAATTGCCATTTTGGGTATGGGAGGTATGGGGAAAACTACCCTGGCGGTTCATCTGGCTAATCAACTCAAAGAGCAGTTCGATCGGGTGATTTGGCGCAGTCTCCACCAAGCACCATCAATCACAGACCAACTAGATAAACTGCTGTCATTATGGCACAGTGGGGCACAAATACCGGCCACCGTAGATGGGAAAATCTCCCAATTTATCGAAGATTTGCAACTGCAGCGGTGCTTAATTGTCTTTGATGGCTTAGAGGCGCTGATGACTGCTAATGAATTGGCGGGGAGATATGGCGAAGGCTACCAAGAATATGCTAAGTTATTCCGTCAGATTGGCTCGACAAATCACCGAAGCTGCGCGGTGGTGACGGGTACGGAAAAATCGCGAGAAATTGCGGTTTTAGAAGGGAAAACTAGCCCCGTGCGCTGCTTGCATATGGCAGGGTTAAGCACAAAGGCGGCTAAGGAGATTCTGCGCGATCGGGGTTTGGTGGAAGAACCAGCATGGGATGAGCTAATTCAGCGTTATCGCGGTAATCCTTTGGCTTTGTGCATTGTTTCGGCGACTATTGCAGAAATCTTTAACAATCGCGCCTCGGATTTCCTCCGCTATAATACCATATTTTTAGGCGGGATTACCGAAATCTTAGACCAGCAGTTTGAGCGCCTTTCTGATGTGGAAGTTAAGCTGCTGCTACAGCTTGCCATATCCGGCGAACCATTGGATATGGATGGTTTAAGAGAGCGGCTCGTTTCGGCTGCTTTTTCCACCTCGGAGCTGATGGCGGCTCTGGAATCTTTGGCGTGGCGATCGCTCATAGAAAAAACAGCTCCCACACCCCAGTCACTTTCACCCTACAACCGGTAG
- a CDS encoding type II toxin-antitoxin system VapC family toxin, producing MYLLDTNICIALLKGNPQASSEFQQKFSRCYLATIVLAELYKGVYCSNQVENNLRNLNQFVDLMSVINFEIKDAIEFGKIQSELRQIGKPTGEIDAIIAAIARSHDWILVTNNTRHFENIINLRLENWLAI from the coding sequence ATGTATTTATTAGACACAAATATTTGTATTGCTTTGCTAAAAGGCAATCCACAAGCATCGTCAGAGTTTCAGCAAAAATTTTCCCGTTGCTACTTAGCAACCATAGTCCTTGCCGAACTATATAAAGGCGTTTACTGCTCTAATCAGGTAGAAAATAACCTAAGAAATCTTAATCAATTTGTTGATTTAATGTCAGTTATAAATTTTGAGATTAAGGATGCCATAGAATTTGGCAAAATTCAATCGGAATTACGACAAATAGGGAAACCTACCGGAGAAATAGATGCAATTATTGCAGCCATAGCGCGCTCTCACGACTGGATTTTAGTAACCAACAATACCAGGCATTTTGAAAACATTATAAATTTAAGGCTAGAAAATTGGTTGGCTATTTAG
- a CDS encoding type ISP restriction/modification enzyme, whose protein sequence is MKNLNTYFQEISRIYKLGTATEHTYRPALQQLIESLSPNLKAINEPKRIACGSPDFVVMQESIEIGHIEAKDIGVSLNKTEKTPQIQRYLKGLGNLILTDYIEFRWYVQGELRLTASLATIDKKKNLKADAAGITEVEQLLQQFSLAQTTQARTPKDLAKRMAGLAQLIRDAILTALKDSDRGGMLQEQLQSFQKVLIRDLTKEQFADMYAQTICYGLFAARCNTDNPLTFSRETAAFKLPKTNPFLRSIFSQIAGPELDERITWAVDTLANILQQTDMAEILKEFGKRTHKTDPVVHFYETFLAEYDPKMREARGVYYTPEPVVDYLVSSVDYILKHKFHIPQGLADATKIQITHPNGIGTINTHQVLILDPAVGTGTFIHAIIDYISEKFQTKKGMWSSYVSQHLLPRLFGFELLMAPYTVAHMKLGLQLQESGYDFSSDERLRIYLTNTLQEAFQLTEQVINFGSRIKEEAEAAKEVKQEHPVMVIIGNPPYSGHSVNTGDWITNLLKGKDIIGNTATANYFAVDGQPLGERNPKWLNDDYVKFIRFSQWRIDQTGYGVLAFITNHGYLDNPTFRGMRQSLMQSFDEIYVLDLHGNSKKQEVSPSPDRSPDQNVFDIQQGVAIGIFIKYQNNPGKLATVYHGELWGAREIYEQSQLVGGKYHWLAEHDIGSTPWTKLAPSSPFYLFQPQDVAVRAEYETAAKISEIMPINTVGIVTARDALTIQWTADQVWEIVTDFVSLSPEEARQKYDLGKDTRDWKVELAQKDLRNHPFAHTPDKIGPFKELTIPILYRPFDVRYTYYSGKSRGFHCMPRFETMRHMISANNLGLITSRQQSQNQVWSLIGVTNLLMESSAISNKTREINYLLPLYIYPDTAAEKAMGMTRRPNLTPAFIAEFSKSWV, encoded by the coding sequence ATGAAAAACCTAAACACCTATTTCCAAGAAATCAGCCGCATCTATAAACTAGGTACTGCCACCGAACATACCTATCGCCCTGCCCTGCAACAATTAATTGAATCCCTATCCCCCAACCTGAAAGCCATCAACGAGCCCAAACGCATCGCCTGTGGTTCCCCAGACTTTGTGGTGATGCAGGAGTCAATAGAAATCGGGCATATTGAAGCCAAAGATATCGGCGTGTCTCTCAATAAAACCGAGAAAACACCCCAAATCCAACGCTATCTCAAGGGATTGGGCAATCTCATTTTAACCGATTATATAGAATTTCGCTGGTATGTGCAGGGAGAACTACGCCTAACCGCATCATTAGCAACCATCGACAAAAAGAAAAATCTCAAAGCTGATGCAGCCGGTATCACTGAGGTTGAGCAGCTTTTGCAGCAATTTTCCCTCGCCCAAACCACCCAAGCCAGAACCCCCAAAGATTTGGCCAAACGGATGGCAGGTTTAGCCCAACTAATTCGGGACGCCATATTAACCGCCTTAAAAGATTCAGACCGAGGCGGAATGTTACAGGAGCAGTTACAATCTTTCCAAAAAGTCCTAATTCGGGATTTAACCAAAGAGCAGTTTGCCGATATGTACGCCCAAACCATATGTTATGGGTTATTCGCGGCTCGCTGCAACACCGATAATCCTCTGACTTTTTCTCGCGAAACCGCCGCCTTTAAACTCCCCAAAACTAACCCATTCCTCCGCAGCATATTTAGCCAAATCGCTGGTCCAGAGCTAGACGAGAGAATCACATGGGCAGTAGATACCCTCGCCAACATTCTGCAACAGACAGACATGGCAGAAATCCTCAAAGAATTTGGCAAGCGAACCCACAAAACCGACCCGGTAGTACATTTTTATGAAACCTTCTTAGCCGAATATGACCCCAAAATGCGAGAAGCCAGAGGAGTTTACTACACCCCAGAGCCTGTAGTAGATTATCTAGTGAGCAGTGTTGATTACATCCTGAAACATAAATTTCACATTCCCCAGGGATTAGCCGATGCTACCAAAATTCAAATTACCCATCCCAACGGAATTGGAACCATCAACACCCATCAAGTCTTGATACTAGACCCCGCCGTAGGGACGGGAACCTTTATTCACGCCATCATTGATTATATTTCTGAAAAGTTTCAAACCAAAAAAGGGATGTGGTCAAGTTATGTCAGCCAGCATTTACTCCCCCGGTTATTTGGGTTTGAACTGCTCATGGCTCCTTACACTGTTGCCCACATGAAATTAGGCTTACAGTTACAAGAGTCCGGTTATGATTTTAGCTCGGATGAACGGTTAAGGATTTATCTCACCAACACCTTACAAGAAGCCTTTCAGCTCACGGAACAAGTAATTAACTTTGGTTCCCGCATCAAAGAAGAAGCCGAAGCCGCCAAAGAAGTGAAACAAGAGCATCCCGTGATGGTAATTATTGGCAATCCTCCCTATTCGGGACATTCTGTAAATACAGGAGATTGGATTACCAACCTGTTAAAAGGTAAGGATATCATTGGTAATACCGCCACTGCTAATTATTTTGCCGTAGATGGGCAACCTCTGGGAGAGAGAAACCCCAAATGGCTCAATGATGACTATGTAAAGTTTATCCGGTTCAGTCAATGGCGGATTGACCAGACCGGTTATGGGGTGTTAGCCTTCATTACCAATCATGGTTATTTAGATAATCCCACATTTCGGGGAATGCGACAAAGTTTGATGCAGAGTTTTGATGAGATTTATGTATTAGATTTACATGGCAACAGTAAGAAACAGGAAGTCAGCCCCAGCCCCGATCGCTCCCCCGACCAGAATGTGTTTGATATCCAGCAAGGGGTAGCCATTGGAATTTTCATCAAGTATCAGAATAACCCCGGTAAATTGGCGACGGTTTATCATGGGGAACTATGGGGAGCCAGAGAAATTTATGAGCAGTCGCAGCTCGTGGGAGGGAAATATCACTGGTTGGCGGAGCATGATATCGGTTCTACACCTTGGACTAAGTTAGCTCCTAGTTCCCCATTTTATCTGTTTCAACCCCAAGATGTGGCAGTGAGGGCAGAATATGAAACGGCGGCGAAAATCTCTGAAATTATGCCCATTAATACCGTGGGTATTGTCACCGCTCGCGATGCTTTGACGATTCAATGGACAGCCGACCAAGTTTGGGAGATTGTTACCGATTTTGTCAGTCTCTCTCCAGAAGAAGCTCGGCAAAAATATGATTTAGGGAAGGATACCAGAGATTGGAAGGTGGAATTAGCCCAGAAAGACCTGAGAAATCATCCTTTTGCTCACACACCGGATAAGATAGGTCCATTTAAAGAACTAACGATTCCCATTCTGTATCGCCCTTTTGATGTGAGATATACTTATTATAGTGGCAAATCTAGGGGATTTCATTGTATGCCTAGATTTGAAACAATGCGTCATATGATTTCCGCTAACAATTTAGGATTAATCACATCTCGCCAGCAATCTCAAAACCAGGTTTGGTCATTGATAGGCGTGACTAACTTGCTAATGGAGAGTTCGGCGATTTCTAATAAAACCAGGGAAATCAATTACTTATTGCCTTTGTATATTTACCCCGATACTGCAGCCGAAAAAGCAATGGGGATGACTCGCCGCCCAAATTTAACCCCAGCATTTATTGCCGAATTCTCCAAAAGCTGGGTTTAG
- a CDS encoding type ISP restriction/modification enzyme, translated as MYAVFHSPTYRHRYAEFLKIDFPRVPLTSNVTLFWSLVMMGDRLVQLHLMETTGQEIATYPIAGSDVVEKVKYNEQLQQVWINSEQYFAPVTPDIWSFYVGGYQVCEKWLKDRKGRVLSFDDLTNYQNIVSILAETIELMGEIDGMIEEFGGFPLG; from the coding sequence ATTTATGCGGTCTTTCATTCGCCCACTTACCGCCACCGTTACGCCGAATTCCTGAAAATCGACTTTCCCCGGGTTCCTTTGACTTCCAATGTGACTTTGTTCTGGTCGTTGGTGATGATGGGAGATAGGTTAGTCCAATTACATTTGATGGAAACCACGGGTCAGGAAATCGCCACTTATCCCATTGCGGGGTCTGATGTGGTGGAAAAAGTTAAGTATAATGAGCAGTTGCAGCAGGTGTGGATTAACTCAGAGCAATATTTTGCCCCAGTGACGCCGGATATTTGGAGTTTTTACGTTGGGGGTTATCAGGTTTGTGAAAAATGGTTGAAAGACCGGAAGGGGAGAGTTTTAAGTTTTGACGACCTCACCAATTATCAAAATATTGTGTCAATTTTGGCAGAGACGATCGAGCTTATGGGGGAAATTGATGGCATGATTGAGGAATTTGGGGGATTTCCTTTGGGGTGA
- a CDS encoding addiction module protein, with translation MRSIEELTNEILSLPSQSRALLADKLVESLEFDSDPTIQSAWLAEATVLMREAIGKA, from the coding sequence ATGAGGTCTATTGAAGAACTGACAAACGAAATATTATCTCTCCCAAGTCAGTCTAGGGCTTTATTGGCAGACAAGCTGGTGGAAAGCCTAGAATTTGACAGTGACCCCACCATCCAATCCGCTTGGCTCGCTGAAGCCACCGTATTGATGCGGGAAGCCATAGGGAAGGCATGA
- a CDS encoding sensor histidine kinase, producing the protein MEDLPKVLASMKIGAGRIREIVLSLRNFSRLDEAQMKPVDIHEGIDNTLLILHHRLSEIQLVKNYGDLPLVECYPGQLNQVFMNILANAIDALDSQMNQGKITITTRIIQPEKGDILPKNLPSTSAAISIKDNGPGMSDSVIKRLFDPFFTTKPVGKGTGLGLSISYQIIVEKHRGTLQCFSTPGEGAEFLIQIPIKPST; encoded by the coding sequence ATGGAAGACTTGCCCAAAGTCCTTGCCTCCATGAAAATAGGTGCCGGACGGATTCGCGAAATCGTTCTCTCCCTGCGCAACTTCTCCCGCCTCGATGAAGCCCAGATGAAACCCGTAGATATCCACGAAGGTATCGATAATACCCTCTTGATTCTACACCATCGGCTGAGCGAAATCCAACTGGTGAAAAATTATGGTGATTTACCCCTAGTGGAATGCTATCCGGGGCAGCTCAATCAAGTGTTTATGAATATCCTCGCCAACGCCATTGATGCCCTAGACAGTCAAATGAACCAGGGTAAAATCACCATCACTACGCGCATTATTCAACCAGAGAAGGGAGACATTTTGCCGAAAAACCTCCCTAGCACCAGTGCCGCAATTAGCATTAAAGACAACGGACCTGGGATGTCAGATTCAGTGATTAAACGCCTGTTTGACCCCTTTTTCACCACTAAACCCGTGGGCAAAGGCACGGGCTTAGGTTTATCAATTAGCTATCAAATTATCGTGGAAAAGCATCGGGGGACTTTACAGTGCTTCTCTACCCCTGGAGAAGGGGCAGAGTTTTTAATTCAGATTCCGATTAAACCATCCACTTGA